One window of the Labilibaculum sp. genome contains the following:
- the recA gene encoding recombinase RecA, which yields MSAKEVVEINKEKLKALQLTMEKIDKTYGKGAIMKMGDNAVEDIATISTGSLSLDMALGVGGLPRGRIIEIYGPESSGKTTLAIHAIAEAQKAGGIAAIIDAEHAFDRSYAEKLGVDTENLLISQPDNGEQALEIADQLIRSSAIDIIVIDSVAALTPKAEIEGEMGESKMGLQARLMSQALRKLTANINRTNTTCIFINQLREKIGVMFGNPETTTGGNALKFYSSVRLDIRRIGQIKDGDEVNGNHTRVKVVKNKVAPPFRKAEFDIIYGEGISKTGEIIDLGVTYNVIKKSGSWFSYGETKLGQGREGVRKLLIDNVELAEELEAKIIDAINNPVAAV from the coding sequence ATGAGCGCAAAAGAAGTTGTAGAAATCAACAAAGAAAAGCTAAAAGCACTCCAGTTAACCATGGAGAAAATTGATAAAACCTACGGTAAAGGTGCCATTATGAAAATGGGGGACAATGCCGTTGAAGATATCGCAACCATTTCAACAGGATCTCTATCCTTGGATATGGCATTGGGTGTGGGCGGACTTCCAAGAGGAAGAATTATTGAAATATACGGACCGGAATCTTCAGGTAAAACTACTCTGGCCATTCACGCTATTGCTGAAGCTCAAAAAGCAGGAGGTATTGCTGCAATTATTGATGCAGAGCATGCATTTGATCGTTCATATGCTGAAAAATTAGGCGTTGATACTGAAAACCTATTGATTTCTCAACCTGATAATGGAGAACAGGCTTTAGAAATTGCCGACCAGCTGATCCGCTCATCTGCAATTGATATAATTGTTATTGACTCGGTTGCTGCTTTAACTCCAAAAGCTGAGATTGAAGGTGAAATGGGAGAATCAAAAATGGGATTGCAAGCCCGTTTGATGTCTCAGGCATTGCGTAAACTTACAGCAAACATCAACAGAACCAACACAACCTGTATTTTCATCAATCAATTGCGTGAAAAAATTGGTGTGATGTTTGGCAACCCTGAAACAACAACCGGTGGTAATGCTCTTAAATTTTACTCTTCTGTTCGATTGGATATCAGAAGAATCGGACAGATTAAAGATGGTGATGAAGTAAACGGCAATCATACTCGTGTTAAGGTTGTAAAAAATAAAGTTGCTCCTCCATTCCGAAAAGCTGAATTTGACATTATTTACGGTGAAGGAATTTCCAAAACCGGTGAAATCATCGATCTTGGGGTTACTTACAACGTAATTAAAAAGAGTGGATCATGGTTCTCGTATGGCGAAACTAAATTAGGACAAGGTCGCGAAGGAGTAAGAAAACTTCTTATTGACAATGTTGAATTGGCTGAAGAATTAGAAGCTAAAATTATTGATGCAATCAATAATCCTGTAGCTGCAGTATAA
- the bcp gene encoding thioredoxin-dependent thiol peroxidase, protein MTNLKEGDKAPEFTGLNQDEKEIKLSDFKGKKVILYFYPKDNTPGCTAESCNLNENYDDLTKKGFEVIGVSPDKISSHQKFAAKYHLAFNLIADTEKEILEAYGAWGEKKLYGKTYMGVLRTTFVISEEGIIEKVFTKVQTKDHTNQILSEMDLV, encoded by the coding sequence ATGACAAACTTAAAAGAAGGTGATAAAGCACCGGAATTCACTGGTTTAAATCAAGATGAAAAAGAAATAAAACTTTCTGATTTCAAAGGTAAAAAAGTCATTCTATACTTTTATCCGAAAGACAATACTCCCGGATGCACTGCGGAATCGTGTAATTTAAACGAAAACTACGATGATCTGACAAAAAAAGGATTTGAAGTAATTGGCGTAAGTCCGGACAAAATATCATCGCATCAAAAATTTGCTGCAAAGTATCATTTAGCATTTAATTTAATTGCTGATACAGAAAAAGAAATTTTAGAAGCATATGGTGCCTGGGGAGAAAAAAAATTATACGGAAAAACTTATATGGGAGTTTTGAGAACTACTTTTGTAATTTCGGAAGAAGGAATTATTGAGAAAGTGTTTACCAAAGTACAAACAAAAGATCATACCAATCAGATTCTATCTGAAATGGACTTAGTGTAA
- a CDS encoding ATP-dependent Clp protease adaptor ClpS — translation MLGIDNTHTDKEESDVIGDLLKRNTLMLINDDFHTFDFVVDALVDVCRHNPDQAEQCAYITHYKGKCDVKKGALSAIKPMRDRLTEKGLKVTIV, via the coding sequence ATGTTGGGGATTGATAATACACATACAGATAAAGAAGAGAGCGATGTAATCGGCGATCTTTTAAAGCGCAATACACTGATGTTGATTAATGATGATTTTCATACTTTTGATTTTGTTGTTGATGCATTGGTTGATGTTTGCAGGCATAATCCTGATCAGGCAGAACAGTGTGCTTACATTACTCATTATAAGGGGAAATGTGATGTAAAGAAAGGGGCGTTGAGTGCTATTAAACCTATGCGGGATAGGTTAACAGAGAAAGGATTGAAAGTAACTATTGTTTAG
- a CDS encoding NfeD family protein — MTALIIVLLIVFGIVLLLLEFLVIPGITVAAVGGILMIVGGIYMSYHHYGNLVGHLTVLSAVILSGISLVLALKSQTWNKIMLNTEVDSKVQKLDDENITIGDEGICVSRLAPMGQVKLDNKIVEARSTGAYVDEKTKVVVVGIVDKIVIVKPI, encoded by the coding sequence ATGACAGCATTAATTATTGTTCTTCTTATCGTATTTGGTATCGTTCTTTTACTGTTGGAATTTTTGGTAATTCCAGGAATTACGGTGGCGGCCGTTGGTGGTATTTTAATGATAGTCGGTGGCATTTACATGTCTTATCATCATTACGGAAATTTAGTAGGGCACCTTACTGTTTTGTCTGCTGTAATTCTTAGTGGGATATCTTTGGTTTTAGCCTTAAAGTCGCAAACGTGGAATAAGATAATGCTAAATACGGAAGTTGATTCCAAAGTTCAAAAACTGGATGATGAAAATATTACTATTGGTGATGAAGGGATTTGTGTTTCTCGTCTTGCACCAATGGGACAAGTGAAGTTGGATAATAAAATTGTTGAAGCAAGATCAACGGGAGCTTATGTTGATGAAAAGACAAAGGTTGTAGTTGTAGGTATTGTTGATAAGATTGTAATTGTAAAACCTATTTAA
- the floA gene encoding flotillin-like protein FloA (flotillin-like protein involved in membrane lipid rafts) has product MEIGALIMLIVAVGVGIYILFYFVPVGLWFSALLSGVKISLLQLVFMRWRKVPPKVIVSALIEGTKAGLILNRDELEAHYLAGGRVAQVTHALVSASKANIDLTFKMATAIDLAGRDVYEAVQMSVIPKVINTPPVTAVSKDGIQLIAKARVTLRANIRQLVGGAGEETVLARVGEGIVSSIGSSESHKTVLENPDFISRVVLEKGLDAGTAFEILSIDIADIDIGKNIGAVLQTDQAEADLKIAQAKAEERRAMAVALEQENKALAQQMRAKVIEAEAEVPRAMAEAFRNGQLGIMDYYRMKNIEADTNMRDNIANPSDKGKKK; this is encoded by the coding sequence ATGGAAATTGGTGCATTAATAATGTTAATTGTCGCCGTTGGGGTTGGAATATATATACTATTCTATTTCGTCCCAGTTGGTCTTTGGTTTTCAGCTCTGTTATCAGGAGTTAAAATTTCTTTACTTCAGCTCGTGTTTATGAGATGGAGGAAAGTTCCGCCAAAAGTGATTGTAAGTGCCTTAATTGAAGGGACAAAAGCAGGCTTGATTTTGAATCGGGATGAACTGGAAGCTCATTATTTGGCTGGAGGTCGTGTCGCTCAGGTAACGCATGCTCTGGTGTCAGCTTCAAAAGCTAATATCGATTTGACATTTAAAATGGCCACGGCTATTGATTTGGCAGGTAGAGATGTGTACGAAGCCGTTCAAATGAGCGTTATTCCTAAAGTCATTAATACTCCTCCTGTAACAGCCGTTTCTAAAGATGGTATTCAGTTAATAGCTAAGGCCAGGGTTACTTTGCGTGCTAATATCCGGCAATTGGTTGGAGGAGCAGGTGAAGAAACTGTGTTGGCAAGGGTAGGAGAAGGAATCGTATCTTCAATTGGGTCAAGTGAATCTCATAAAACGGTTCTTGAAAATCCTGATTTTATTTCACGTGTAGTGCTGGAAAAAGGATTGGATGCTGGTACCGCTTTTGAAATTTTATCGATTGATATTGCTGATATTGACATAGGAAAAAATATTGGAGCAGTTTTGCAAACAGATCAGGCAGAAGCCGATTTGAAAATAGCTCAGGCAAAAGCAGAAGAAAGAAGAGCCATGGCTGTTGCTCTTGAACAGGAAAATAAGGCATTGGCACAGCAAATGCGGGCAAAGGTGATTGAAGCGGAGGCAGAAGTTCCCCGGGCAATGGCCGAAGCTTTTCGAAATGGACAACTAGGGATTATGGATTATTACCGAATGAAGAATATCGAAGCAGATACTAACATGAGGGATAATATTGCAAATCCATCTGATAAAGGGAAAAAGAAATAG
- a CDS encoding L-serine ammonia-lyase, whose protein sequence is MESIKELYRIGYGPSSSHTMGPRKAAEQFLLRHPKADKFEVTLFGSLAATGKGHLTGVAIEKVFEERDLNLIWKPEEFLKKHPNALRFKAFSASDGLIEEWTAYSIGGGAIIDDNTELSAQNIYGLTTMDAILEWCKINKKQLWEYVELMEGESIWDYLDEVWTAMKKAVKRGMNKEGELPGGLELERKSHSYQLKAKTLSGPMRKRSMLYSFALAVSEENSSGGVIVTAPTCGACGVLPAVLYYHKKFYKFGKKDVLKALATAGLIGNLVKTNASISGAEVGCQGEVGTACAMASGAATQLHGGTVYQVEYSAEMGLEHHLGLTCDPVLGLVQIPCIERNVFAAARALNHNTYALLSDGRHRISFDQVTETMMKTGLDLPYTYKETSLGGLASLKVFNYK, encoded by the coding sequence ATGGAATCAATAAAAGAACTTTATCGCATTGGGTATGGGCCTTCGAGTAGTCATACTATGGGGCCTCGGAAAGCTGCAGAACAGTTTTTGTTACGTCATCCTAAAGCAGATAAATTTGAAGTAACTCTTTTTGGGAGCTTGGCTGCAACAGGTAAAGGTCATTTAACCGGTGTTGCAATTGAAAAAGTATTTGAAGAGAGAGATTTGAATTTGATATGGAAGCCCGAAGAATTTTTGAAAAAGCATCCTAATGCATTGCGATTTAAAGCTTTTTCAGCATCAGATGGGTTGATTGAAGAATGGACAGCTTACAGTATTGGTGGTGGTGCAATAATAGATGACAATACTGAGTTGTCTGCCCAGAATATATATGGGTTGACTACAATGGATGCAATTTTAGAGTGGTGCAAAATCAATAAAAAGCAGCTTTGGGAGTATGTGGAATTGATGGAGGGAGAAAGTATTTGGGATTATCTGGATGAGGTTTGGACTGCAATGAAAAAGGCTGTAAAAAGAGGGATGAATAAAGAAGGCGAACTTCCGGGAGGTTTAGAGCTGGAGCGTAAGTCTCATTCGTATCAATTAAAAGCTAAAACGTTAAGCGGACCTATGAGGAAACGATCCATGTTGTATTCATTTGCCTTAGCTGTTTCTGAAGAAAATTCCAGTGGCGGTGTAATTGTAACTGCCCCAACATGCGGAGCTTGTGGGGTTTTGCCTGCTGTTCTCTACTACCATAAGAAATTCTATAAATTTGGGAAAAAGGATGTGTTGAAAGCTTTAGCAACGGCCGGCTTAATTGGAAATCTGGTTAAGACCAATGCATCGATTTCGGGAGCAGAAGTTGGTTGTCAGGGAGAAGTGGGGACTGCTTGTGCCATGGCTTCCGGAGCAGCCACTCAGCTGCATGGTGGAACTGTATATCAGGTTGAATATTCTGCCGAAATGGGTTTGGAACATCATCTCGGTCTTACTTGTGATCCGGTGCTTGGTTTGGTTCAAATACCATGCATTGAACGCAATGTTTTTGCTGCTGCACGGGCTTTAAATCACAATACCTATGCTTTGCTTTCAGATGGTCGTCATAGAATTAGTTTTGATCAGGTAACTGAAACAATGATGAAAACCGGACTTGATTTGCCTTACACTTATAAAGAAACATCTCTGGGAGGATTGGCTTCATTAAAGGTCTTTAATTATAAATAA